Proteins encoded within one genomic window of Candidatus Omnitrophota bacterium:
- a CDS encoding PilZ domain-containing protein: MSGERRIAKRSAFPTPVRYQQKGGQAFSSTLGRDISETGIGFVSNEFFPISTQLIFETQHPESRDFIKAAGEVVWVSKYPHSERFSVGARFLGPLLPLS, translated from the coding sequence ATGAGCGGTGAACGAAGGATAGCTAAAAGATCTGCTTTTCCAACACCTGTGCGCTATCAGCAAAAAGGCGGCCAGGCGTTTTCAAGCACCCTTGGCAGAGACATAAGCGAGACAGGGATCGGCTTTGTCTCAAACGAATTTTTCCCGATATCAACTCAGCTTATTTTTGAAACTCAGCACCCTGAAAGCCGCGACTTCATAAAAGCAGCAGGAGAGGTAGTATGGGTTTCAAAATACCCCCACTCGGAACGCTTTTCAGTAGGCGCGCGATTTTTAGGCCCGCTATTACCTTTAAGTTAG
- a CDS encoding PilZ domain-containing protein, translating into MWSGINRRKFPRANYPCIISVKRKDHDDTVSATTENIGMGGICVMLPKDMGIFAPVEIQLDLLDNQPPIKCDGAIVWVVTKKTDTNKLYDTGLEFTNMTRKDAMRINDVVEKILGNN; encoded by the coding sequence ATGTGGAGTGGGATAAACAGAAGAAAATTTCCAAGAGCAAATTATCCTTGTATCATCTCAGTAAAGAGAAAGGACCATGATGATACCGTATCTGCCACGACCGAGAACATAGGGATGGGCGGTATATGTGTTATGCTGCCAAAGGACATGGGGATATTTGCTCCGGTAGAGATACAGCTTGACCTTCTGGACAACCAGCCTCCGATAAAATGTGACGGCGCCATTGTGTGGGTAGTGACCAAGAAAACAGATACTAATAAACTATACGATACCGGCTTAGAGTTTACTAACATGACAAGAAAAGACGCTATGCGCATAAATGATGTGGTAGAAAAGATCCTTGGTAATAATTAA